The Labrus mixtus chromosome 16, fLabMix1.1, whole genome shotgun sequence genome window below encodes:
- the rnf19b gene encoding E3 ubiquitin-protein ligase RNF19B, with product MGSEKDSESPHSSVSGVPNPKCRAAGKRQGRISFHSLFHSKRGSRGAKGPKGGVAPPLTHHLHTQQQLIPSALSSVPAAASATPTTTTTTTTTAATTPQDAANSTPSKPLSSSQPSLGGAPAAGENNLLECPLCLVRQPAEQLPELLGCSHRSCLCCLRQYLRIEITESRVQLSCPECAERLAPQQVADILDDAALLEKYEEFLLRRCLASDPDCRWCPAPDCGFAVIASGCASCPRLVCRREGCGAEFCYHCKQAWHPNQTCDSARQQRAQSLHTHSNHSPSYTQEQGPADDIKPCPRCGAYIIKMNDGSCNHMTCAVCGCEFCWLCMKEISDLHYLSPSGCTFWGKKPWSRKKKILWQLGTLIGAPVGITLIAGIAVPAMVIGIPVYVGRKIHAHYELKKSSRHRRNLAITGGVALSIVTAPVIAAVSVGIGVPIMLAYVYGVVPISLCRGGGCGVSRGKGRGVRIDFDEDDGPITVADAWRALKSPSLGESSLDGAVSGMSTTSPSEGLSVAPGTLGDTPHFNTLAGGALGTRTSKYSRLEVQAGELAKESAQRETGSLGAGSDCASTRGMAGSIISSYTLPDRDCTNLEIQVDIETKPSHLCLTSEEDLTPPPGSAAMATVSGGEEPQDCSSRRGGALSGSALGLSAGASIREGLRDVTLAQPESIRSDLEMSDTQSDDIAELTSDDCDSPHPKSCHLAAGQQAQPPSCRALNPPEGLHCPADGNVILYV from the exons ATGGGATCAGAAAAGGACTCGGAGTCGCCTCACTCCTCGGTGAGCGGCGTCCCAAACCCTAAGTGCCGAGCGGCCGGCAAGCGCCAGGGCCGCATCTCCTTTCACAGCCTGTTCCACAGCAAACGAGGCTCCCGGGGCGCCAAGGGCCCCAAAGGAGGAGTGGCCCCCCCTTTGACCCATCATCTCCACACACAGCAACAGCTTATCCCGTCTGCCTTGAGCTCAGTGCCCGCCGCAGCCTCTGCCACGCCAAcgacaaccaccaccaccaccaccacagccgCGACGACCCCGCAGGATGCCGCCAACAGCACCCCGTCAAAGCCCCTGTCCTCCAGCCAGCCGTCCCTGGGCGGAGCCCCTGCTGCTGGCGAGAACAACCTCCTGGAGTGCCCCCTGTGCCTGGTGCGCCAGCCCGCCGAACAGCTCCCCGAGCTGCTGGGCTGCAGCCACCGCTCCTGCCTCTGCTGCCTGCGACAGTACCTCCGCATCGAGATCACAGAGAGCCGAGTCCAGCTCAGCTGCCCGGAGTGCGCCGAGAGACTCGCCCCGCAACAGGTGGCGGACATCTTGGATGATGCGGCGCTGCTGGAAAAGTACGAGGAGTTCCTGCTGCGGAGGTGCCTCGCCTCTGATCCAGATTGTCGATGGTGCCCAGCGCCGGACTGCGG GTTTGCCGTCATCGCCTCGGGCTGTGCCAGCTGTCCCAGGCTGGTGTGTCGCAGAGAAGGCTGCGGTGCCGAGTTCTGCTACCACTGCAAACAGGCCTGGCATCCCAACCAGACCTGCGACTCGGCCCGCCAACAGAGGGCGCaatccctgcacacacacagcaaccaCTCGCCCAGCTACACACAGGAGCAGGGACCCG CTGATGACATCAAGCCGTGCCCTCGCTGTGGTGCCTACATCATCAAGATGAATGACGGGAGCTGCAATCACATGACCTGCGCCGTGTGCGGCTGCGAGTTCTGCTGGCTCTGCATGAAGGAGATCTCCGACCTGCACTACCTCAGTCCTTCCGGCTGCACCTTCTGGGGGAAGAAGCcgtggagcaggaagaagaagatactGTGGCAGCTGGGCACTCTGATCGGAGCTCCGGTCGGAATCACTCTCATCGCGGGCATCGCTGTTCCCGCCATGGTCATCGGTATCCCCGTTTATGTCGGCCGCAAG ATCCACGCCCACTACGAGCTGAAGAAGTCGTCTCGTCACAGAAGGAACCTGGCCATCACGGGGGGCGTGGCCTTGTCCATCGTCACAGCCCCGGTCATCGCAGCTGTCAGCGTGG GTATCGGCGTTCCCATCATGCTGGCCTACGTGTACGGCGTGGTGCCCATCTCTCTGTGTCGGGGGGGAGGCTGTGGTGTCAGCAGGGGGAAGGGGCGAGGAGTGCGCATCGACTTTGATGAAGACGATGGTCCAATCACAG tggCGGATGCGTGGCGAGCCCTGAAGTCGCCCAGCCTGGGAGAGAGCAGTCTGGACGGGGCGGTTAGCGGGATGAGCACCACCTCCCCCAGCGAGGGGCTCTCCGTGGCCCCCGGGACTCTGGGGGACACTCCCCACTTTAACACCCTGGCAGGCGGCGCCCTGGGGACACGCACCAGCAAATACAGCAG GTTGGAGGTGCAGGCGGGAGAGCTGGCTAAAGAGTCCGCTCAGAGGGAGACGGGCAGCCTGGGAGCAGGGAGCGACTGCGCCAGCACCCGAGGGATGGCCGGCTCTATAATCTCCTCCTACACACTACCTGACAG GGACTGCACCAACCTGGAGATCCAGGTGGACATCGAGACCAAACCCAGCCATCTCTGCCTGACCAGCGAAGAGGACCTGACCCCGCCTCCCGGCTCTGCTGCCATGGCGACCGTCTCAGGAGGGGAGGAGCCCCAGGACTGCAGCTCCAGGAGGGGCGGGGCTCTGTCCGGCTCTGCGTTGGGACTGTCTGCAGGCGCGTCGATCAGGGAGGGGCTCCGAGACGTCACGCTGGCCCAGCCGGAGAGCATCCGCAGCGACCTGGAGATGTCGGACACTCAGTCAGACGACATCGCAGAGCTGACATCCGACGACTGTGACTCCCCACACCCGAAAAGCTGTCACCTGGCCGCCGGCCAGCAGGCCCAGCCCCCCTCCTGCCGAGCCCTAAACCCCCCCGAAGGCCTTCACTGTCCCGCAGACGGCAACGTCATCCTCTACGTCTGA